The genomic window ataaaaatattgaaagccACTAATCTATATAACGGTAAATACCATATTACAAAATCTGAATAGATTTTATGTCTATTGTAGTTAATCATGATCGAttctaaatacaaaatgttataatatgatgatattttatatacattaaattacacaattaaatctattattaattattataatttataatacatagctAGGTTACTATAGCAGCCTATGATTGTATCCAACActgttaatcattttattattttattagataacctatttaagtatttgaatatatcgatttttaattgagcaatatacacaataatgataacataatatttttattagttttacattttacagttttattgaTTCATAATTTACTTGTATAAAAGAAAACCCAGAGCTTAAAACCTGTGATTTTCATTGTGGTctgtttataaatcaataaatcaaaatgacGAACTAGttaattcgttaaaatattaaaaaatcaatttaattttctttcatAAGCTACAAAAATAAGGAGCTGtttttcaatgaataaaagataatatttgtattatattgttttaagtaatttttttttttttttaactttttatgattgaaaatactaagttcaacaaaattattttcaattattataaataaatgataaaataataaatattacacttaATCATGAGGTTaaatacaacaacaaaaaatgttcttaacaaatattgatcactttcactaaaaaaatattctgtgcAGGTAGTAGTTTTTCAGTGAACATTTTGGAAAATgttgatgtaaaaatatatttcagttgTTATTTAGCTTTGCCCCCCCCTCCCCTATTTTTACCCAAATGTTGGACAATTGTAACCAAACGGTAATAATTGtgcttataacaataataacaaataagtacATGTAATATTGTTTCTTAAATACAGAGTGTGTGTAACACGAAGTTCGCATAAAATACTTGAACTCTTGAGTTAATAATTTTCCACGGGCCGATAAGCAATCGAACCGGAAACGACTAGGTATGGGAAAGCTCTTTGaccaggttaggttaggtttactagcttaacaattataaaataggtatattctatcgtacactacaattatggaaagtaaattaaataaatcgcGTTCGTCACGGCGGTGATTATTCGCGTTAAAATCGCAATCGTCGCCTATCATCGTATGCATACTACTTAAATACGACCGGTTGAGACACAGTGACTGTACACGAAAGATGAATCAGTTACAAGCAACTACTATGCTGCTAGTGGTATCGGTGGTGACAGTGGCGGCAAAAGTAGTAACAGCCACTGGACAACTTGAACAGATGTCAACTCAACGATCAGATTGGTTTCAGGGTTGTAATGCAACTGAGTGGCCAAAGTGTATGGCTCAAAGTATAGCCAGGACGTTTAGGATGCTGGAACAGTCGGACACGTTGCAAATAGCCAACGGCGTGCGTCTGGTCAAGACCACCCCCACAACGATCGACAGATCGACCAAGTAagtaaattaatcatattaaatacaatgtaaaattatagaatctaCCTACACtcgataatttatcataataacaacAGGTTTAATTatgcaattaaataattaattacacaagtctattataatatgctaccTCAGTACCACAGGCCCAACTCCCAAGTCACAATGGCACtaaaatagttcaaatatGCTATAACTAACAACTTAACAATCAATACAACAATTTTCATTGCCATAACAAAGAAAAAgatctttttttttggtaataaaaacacttcgatacctatataaaagcTCTAATCAGGTAACTTCTACAGATTAGAacacaaattgttttatagataattatgtcgtatttattttatatttaagtcgtttttgataaaattggaAACAGGTTAGAATTCTCaacaaattactatttttagttaaactaAATCAATACTGCATAATAACAtcatatttctaaatatagcTAAGTACGCATTCTAAATCTGACACTGACggaataataaattcactaTTTCATTACTTATAATAGTTGTTACCAAATGCATAGTAAATAATAGCATACCTACGTCAcgtgcaaatattttatttgcatttgaattttaaatttttattctataaaaaaaatgtatataaaatgtatttatacttttaattcatttaaatattttaaatgtagatactctaaaataactataaaataataattaaaaattttgaaattttgtttttaatgatttaaaagagcaaagaatctataataaaattaggtctgtaatacataatattaaaatagtgtaaaatttacatattttatttccctATATATACCCACCATGCTATAAGTAAAAATGGCATCACCAAAAATTTCAGAATTGTTGAAATcgcataacaattttaattgttttgcatgtaatcaaaataatattatttacgttatcaatgtaaataaactctccgtttttatttgttaaaattactaaactaaaaatttcttCAATTTCTTCGTTAAGTAATTAAGGAACTGAATGTAGTATTTTTTGACGTTCGTGGTATATAGATTTGCTAATATTATGGATATCAGAATGCTTAGCAGTTATGTTTAGCTTTATCACGTGGAAAGCTCtgtacgtattattttattcggtcgttaaattaaatctttgcATGCTcatctttttttatacctttCTTGAATGTCCAGTAGGCTTAAACTTTCTTCAGTTTCcggatatttgtttttgtttttgtttaatttttttttttttttttaatgtcgataaaatttttaatttattttaagtaaaaatacttaaaaatataacctaacctaagttCCTCATGAGTTTGTCTTACAGTgactcaaaaattataaaaatacatttttttttcaacctgAAGGTTGGTTTACAACTCCAATTCTCCATTCTAACTTAATACTCGCCTTTTCTTTAAGTTCTTTAAAGGTTTTGACTTTTACATCGCATTTAATTTGTCCTATATAAGAGTTCTTGGGACGTCTTGCAGTTTTCTTTCCTTCTATATCGTACcctctaatattatattattatgtaattcttCTGGATGTCTCAGGGCATGTCCAACCATTTTCCATCGTTTTCCTCTAATCGCATCTATGAGTGTGCGTTTTTCTTTCACTGTTCTAAGTACTTCTTCATTCGTTTTCCGCTCTATTCAGCTTATCCTTTCCATTCGCCTCCAACACCACATATCAAACGCTTCTAGTTTTTTCCTTTCGGTATCATTTATTACCCAAGTTTCATATCCATATTTTGCAACACTCCATACATATGTTCTTATAAGTTTCTGCTTGTTAATGAGATGTATCTTTTTTGAAGTCAGCTACTtatgttttttacttaaaacaatttttgctAATACTATGCGTTGTTTTATCTCGTGGACACTTTTGCCATCAGATGTGATTTTGCTCCCtagatataacattttttctacttGTTAGCTAGGTCAGCTTTTACTTTTGGGTCTCTGGCATAGACTAAGATCTtcgtttttatactatttattttcatttctgaTGTTCTAAGCATTTCATCCATTTCTTCTATTGCACGCTGTAAGTCACCTTCACTCTCTGATATTACCGCAATGTCATCGGCAAATCGTATAATTGAAACGATTTCTCCACCAATTTTTATTCCAACATTTAGTCTTGTTACCTTTTCtttcactatatttataactttttcgatataatagttaaaaagtgGTGGTGATAACGTACACCCTTGTTCGATTCCTTTATTTATTAGAGCGTTAGTTGTAATTTCTCCTTTTTTAATGCAAGCTGTCTGATTCTTGTACAGACTGTGGATAATTCTTAGGTTTTGTTGCTCAACACCTCTTTCTCGTAGTGTGAGTAGCATTTTGTTCTAATTTACTTTATCGAAGGCCTTCTCCAAGTTTACGAAGGCCAAGTATGTAACTTTATTTCTATCGATCTGTTTTTCAATTAGCACTCACAGTACTAAAATTGCCTACGTGTGCCTTTTTTCTTCTAAATCCATATTGGTCGTTTTTTAAGTACTACTCCACTTTTCTTTCTATTcttcgatttattatttttgttaaaatttttgagaCGTGTGTCAGTAAGCTTAGTGTTCTAATCTGTTCACAGAAATTCGCTCCTGCACTTTTCTTTGGTATAGCTACAATTATGCTTTTACAGTAATCATCTGGCATATCTCTTTTCTCATGTATATCCTgaattaggttaggttaggttaagctTTTCTACATATGTAATaccaatacaaatacaaataatacaaataaatataatataatcgtcttaatacaagtatttattatttataacaaattattaatattcaaattgattaacaatatttcactgttaagtaattattttccttattaattaaggaaaatattcattgttcATGGTCCATACAAGACTttctttaaatgatatttataatttcaagataataaaaattaacgatttagaatttagatcatttaaacttatatttttaaatcataaaaaaaaacaataaattcataattcataaaaaaatattattattattattatttatttatttaaatattaaatgtacccCTTTAGCTGCCAACTACacactaaaattgtataggtattaaataattttgcacCACGGGAGGGTTAGGCGATCACGGCAGCCATGGCGATGGCTATATATGCCTCTATTGTTGTATTGatgttaatattgaattttgtaatgtaatttaaattttttcgttCAATAAACGATGTCGCATGGGGTAAGTATTGTGAAAACGGTTCACCCCCATGTGgtgatactataataaaataatatatcaaagcGAAGACTCTaacataaataacttaatatataatatataattattgcgatagataaatgtaaaatgactATGCATAATAGAaagagtattaaataaatgtaaaaggtaggtacgtataagatatttaataataaaaaaaacatcgatatgactgtattatattttatatacctgttTTTACACATATGCTTCAACTAATACTGAAAATGGtgctattttagttttaatttatttattatttagtgtaaaATAAGAATTGACTATACAGCTATATccgaaatcatattataataaataataattatattaattaaaatagcattaaattaaattaaatataatgaaaactgATAGTAGGTAGGTGCGAgaatatgatttattgtaaCTACAAAAAGTTTAAGTGTAGATTGTTAGTTAAAAAGGAcgattaagaaatattttctcaaaattaaaatgttcgaTGAAGAAACGGAAAATAccatagatttaatattagtgttattagaGCACAATGAGaagaataattgtaaaaagattcgagtacaattatttttttgaatttgcacatcaagataattttttaagtagtttCCAAGAACATAAGCGtcaaatgtttcaattttcgatcttataattaagataggcacctataaattataattattatcaatttttaaatcagttgATTTTATGATtggacaaaaatatattggctGATAGTTCCAATTTAATCgtagtttatagtttaaaaaacttcttaatttttttttttttttaatgaaagatTATTTCACGAGGAAGGTTTCTATCGTAATAGCATTTATCtaagttaataaacaattgagttatctattaataaattaaaataaaacgtctACATTAGCTAGCTATAGCTTGACTTTTTTGTTCgtcaaattatgtattttatatcgaCATGCAGATATGAAGTGTTTTTAGAAGTGTATCGATACAAATGATCACGGACATAGCGAGTACACTAACTGTACATGTATAccgaatatttgtataaattaatagcattttaaatatttacctgttACGCGCCATCGTCTACAGACGCCAATTTAGTGTGGGAGGTGAATGTGTCAACACATAAGTAAGATTGTTATACCACCTTTAACCATGAGACGGCAAATCATTGTATCTAATCTACcgcagtaaaaaaaatttatattactttgaaGGTTAagggttagaaattataagcttACGTACACATCTCACTAAGTCCGCAATCCACCGCAGGCGGATTGCTTACCTAATAACATACAGCTcacataatcataagagagtctcacggGCAATACCAAGCGGAATAACTACAATATAACTTGACTAACTCACTAATTGATAAACATAGAGcttgaacaatgatagatcgagACTTTGCAATTTATACTGTACATTTGTACCACAAATTAAGTGTGCagtaagaaagcattttaaagtGGTGATTGCAtaagttttttgaaattcaaaatggTCAATGAATGTGTTTAAGATTTGAACACCGAgttaaaccgaatattaaataacaaattaaacaaagttttaatcatattatagaattggcatttttaaccggcaacgaagtgcacggggtagttagttatataatatataaaaacaaaatcacacATTCCAAtagataacttaataaaaaatatgttatattgattCTCAATTTtgctttatttaaaagaacccttcttattatataaacttaattcaATTCACCTGCCTTGTTGGCCGTCGTTCgtattctatataaaatataagttaaagtAACTTATTCTGAAATCAAAATACGATAAAACTTACTCTTGCAATCTTACAACTATATACAATTACTGTTATTGTGTATCTGAAAAgagtattacaaatattttgatatagttACAATTACCGAACTAAGAAGAAACTATTTTATAGACTTCAGCggttctataaaattaatgataagcTTCACTTATACTCTGAAGACTGAATATTGTGTTGATTAGCTAATAGCTATTATAGCAATCGTTAAatcatgtaatttatatattttacaagttttattataggtacatagttaGTATACTGTCTATATGCTGTTTGATAATCTTAATTTATGGgtattgaaataaacaattatttatcaaatagtcAATTGTCAAGTCATACATgttcttttaagttttaagacatactaacatctgacaaaaaaaaatacttttttcaagtacataaaatacataaacaaggtgattttttttaaagctaaaCACTCATGCATTgtctcaaaaaatatttgaatttataacttttttgaatttaacattaatgaattacatatatgtagtataggtactgcaCGAGCGGTGGTGTAGACAGGAATTTTCACTGAGAGGGGAGggaatatatacttaaaaaaaactaattaatttttgtaaaaaaaaattattttattttttctattattggtataatgtataaagtgtatataaaaaaaaaaggtcatgATTTAAAGGGGATTCATGATCTTTTTATAgagaatttacatttttgagtaatttagtttatttcaattgtcaataaaaaaatttaactaagagtaaatccataaatattttttattttatttttttgaagttcgaatttacaaatttactttaaaactataaaaattgccaaaattttaaatttaaatataagattttaaaatgtaatacgagctcatttattatagttttaagtatttatgataCTGTATATTCACCATAACTATTTAtcctaaaatgatttttattactttgttataatttaaaacaaataaccctgcgcaaatatttgaatttttcaccacatatatattctatataatacctataggtacacgataaaatttagaaatatgatattttttttttagctattcataagaaattttcaggttaaaaattattcaatatgatAATTCCTGAAACTTTTATAGGAAATTCccacataattttttcttttattcatataaaaattttaaaaattcaagggcaaaatttttcgaaaatcacaaaaaattagataatattttataattagagttcatacaaactttttttttcatctaagttttaaaaagtaatacaaaTTTCATCATAAGTTGtttatacatgtaataaaataattaaataaggaaaatatttattatagacattttaagttcaaatttggacGAAAACCCTTATTTCtccaataaataaagtttttaattattttcttataatttaagatcATTATACGCgagaacttaatatttttacatgtgtatattactatattatattatcatgaattTTTCTGTAAGCAATGACATTATTTATACGTCATatcttttaagatattatcgatctataatttatgctataaatctatttttactattgtacggtatttaaaaaaagacgttattacattttaaattatataagtcgatatttcatttattttattatataataagcgtagtaacaaaaataagtaatgaaGTAAATGTGTTAAAACGATATAACAGTGATAACAATAAGATAAAGAGCCTAGGTACGAATTTTTCATCTCATTAAGTAAGTATACGAAATCTTATAATAGTTTCAcggatcattataatattaaagtgagCAGAAAGTTGTTGGTCGAAAAGTTAAACTGACTTGTCGATATAACATGTAAAAAATTCCCTACAATCGAGCGTTACTAAGAATACGGTGCTGagtctttttaaaaaaccagAAATGTCTATTTgcccatattttattaatcctgaaataaaacaatgttatcaTCGCATTTCaatgtacctaatacatttattacagtgACCCACtcgatacctactatatagcaGAACGGTACTTACCTGCcaccttttttatttatttgcatgAATACAAACTATACTAAtaacttttgaattattagttaatttgtaacgtaaaagtattaaatatttaaatgagcGGAGTGGAGTGTCACTGAGATATTCCAAAATATGTTGATCTACTATCCAATTAATGATtcatctaaactttaaattattataactaattaaccaATTtctcaaaatgtaaatatttttttaaaaaaaatagtgtttacctttaaaataacaacatgattacctatcatattatattgaatgatACTCGTATTGTGAATAGTCCAAATAGTATGAGagcataatgaatatttttaacgttaaatattaaaattgtattcatattttttatataatatgacgtataataaataaattattttcttaccatcaaagaatataatatgcttattttcaataacaaaatattttatacattcgaCATTCTTATTGATGTTTTAAGGtcgaaacaatttatttatctaataaataatttatctaaaacaaataaaaatagaagttGGTAACAATAGTAATTGTaaccattattatagttaggtTGTAGTTTAGAATGAccgtataaaacattaaatagttcaaaatatatatttcatgtttaaactaaaaaatcatatactaAAGACAGATGCACacagaaataaatttactatttttaataataacatgtacctaaataagaaatagttttaatgttcaattatttgtatataattatttgttattatttaaagttaaattatattattgctattattgaTAGATCGACAAATTAcaggaaatatttaaattttatattttgttattcatcTTACACatcatgataattaataatattgtgatatacgtttttaattataattacattgtagtttaattttcttacaGCGTCTATATtagttatgattaaaattattaaggtaCTTACACAATTATGTATCCTATGTTCTTGTAGTTCTGATACAATTAattcaaagtaaaataattgttgatattaatatttgagaatgtacactttaatatttttattttataaatattaaatgacagTGGCATATTTAGAATTTCTTTGACAgcgaaaatataactaaaattgtcgATTCCAAACGTTCtgccatattattaattattacctactgaTAAACCGAAAAAACTTaactaaatacatacaaatataaaaattaagcaaaaaataaaaggatTGAGGAGTGAGATAAATGATATTCCCATCAATGGCAGAAGatcaaaaaaaagttataatatttaaaagtatgagTAATTTAACAAcatgacattaaaaataactataataagaaaatggcTTAATAAAACACTATATTGGAGTATTGAGTTTTATACGACTGACGGTTTACTTATttgcatcatattattatatctacgctatttaataataatatcaatgtgtatttaatgattttaacgtACCGATGACTTTTAAacctagtatttatattaaaactccGTTTTACATAAAACACAGCTGTACCTTCAACAAtcgatttattactttaaagtttaaagggctactgaatagtgaatactaataataattcaatttaaatttaatataatggctTATAAGTAGCAGAATTATAGCTTCGTAGTATGAAATCCTATTATCGTTAGTTCGTCATAAAATGTCATTAaccataatgtttattaaatagctGGTATACCTaccttgaaaattgtattgttattcaGAATCAATACACTACAAAGAAACCTTTACCGAATTTATACAAAACTGTATACTTACgcaaaattatagaatagtattctttgatattaaaacttatttaaccCTAATCTTCCATAATTATTCCAAGTTGAagcttcatttttaaaattttatttatcatttagatATATAGttcttatagtttaaatataaataatgctaTTATTATGCTGTTATTATTTCTGAATTCATtccgttataatatttgatgataataatcaaataaataaatattcatactcACATAGATTTATaggatttattaattaacttctTGCAGATTcacaagaaaatataatatgcataaaatgtacattatacagtatacatacctactaatttatcattttataatatgtacgtaggtatgaaaattatactttcGACATAATCAACAGAATGGTTTCATTCATCAATAGTCATTCATTGCAAATTGATCTATGGACACCTGATAATAATGCCATCACCGAAGGTAtgcagtaatatttttattaatattaataatatacattataatataatataatctcatTTCTCATTCAtggttacatatatattatgtattcaaataaataaaaatagcccaattaacaataaaatgactataggtatatgagtatattataatcttcgcTTACGTATTTGTGCaactgtgtataaaataaaaaatataaataaaatgcatgcGAGTATgagtacatatttattgaaaattaacttactttttagtattttgtacTTTGTAGTTTGTGTctatgtacactgtacagtcaCATAAAAGCAGGGCGAAGGTATACAGTCAATAACGTACTTTGTATAATACACCcaggcttaaaaaaaaataaataccattattatacataattataatgaatgataccataccatattatagaaattaaattattttattttctttgaatgatttttataaatggaaAACGAAAGCCCTTACTGGTcttcttaaatattagttattagttattactataatatgcagCATTGAAACATCATATTGAAATACTAcctatgattttaaaacttaaaattacttaaacaaCTGTAACGTGGTCGGGGATGACccgttaaatatatgatattcagGGAAGAAGTTGGTTTCTTATGAATATaagaattacttattattactactatactattactactatattattacttatgaaTATAAGTTAATCGTAGCTCGGGAGCAAATGGTACTCAggatacaaataaatgtggATTGAtccaaatacttataattatgtcAAGTTTATTCTTACCTAACTAAAACGTTTACAAGCTGTTGGGCTGACTTGGAGTTCGTGTGCGCTGGTATTAACGTGGGGAACTGGCTGTCTCTTACATATATGCTTATTTAGCCGTAGCTttacaatagttaaatatgaGACAGCACAGGAGGGGCATAATGTacattcatcataatatattttacatgttttggTTTAcgatacacatacatatattcacctataaacatatatgtatatatactatataatatataatatgtgtaagtatataatatgtacctacagttgcatattattatgtttataaataaatatgtaacaatCGTTATACAACCACTTGGATATTTCACCAAACAACAAAGTGGATTTGATACCGGCCAACTTTTTGGACAAATTATACCTTCTTTTTGTCCGAGTACAATACGATTTGTTACAAtaaagctaataaataataatgcgatAAGGAACCTGTAAatgtgcatatatttttaatgaaatcaattttaaatcaatcacacttttaaaaatttctacttttattttactcttaaatttgattttaaaatgtgaaaattggagattttttaaaaattgattaatgacTGTTATACGgaattcaaacaaatttaaattttttttatttatttttttttatttaaaatagaaatgtatatatacaatatacatgtaaatttatacaaatatttatacttataataataaggtattatacatagataggtactatacaATGATTGTCTCCGTAAGCTAGGCTTATTGTGGAGACAAGgttcttaaaaatatctcgtacatttactaaaataattaaattaacacattAGAAGTCGATTGTAGTTGATTTAGTGACTATAAACttatcataaacataaatttttaaatattttatgaattacagaataaatataacaacttGACTGGAatacagatataataaaattatctatgttgataattaaattttttcatttaccattttcttatataatctAAAGATTTTAAACAAACCAACGTCAATATTTAATTCCATTGCCATATTAATCCCAGCATTCAAAAGGTTCTTTTTTCTAAATTCCGTTCTACACATAggaattaaatacatattggtTTATTTCGCTCTTATACAAtggttatgtttaaatttaaatttttgagtgGCAAGGAAAAACTTATTCGATAATATATGTCGTgcatataattaagttaaatttaatagattatattttttatataacaatacagtGCTCATCTTATAgagttttttaaaagatattttaataagagaAGTTATAGTGGTTTCAAgtgaatttatatgtatattgtaggtaCCACCCCAACTCCCAATACCATATGAATAAATTGACTGAGCCATAGCTATGAAAACCATTCTCATTGTGGTGGGtgatagtatatttatagagttttaaatttatggaaCAATAGTCTAATCTTTCtagttgtattaataatatgattttgctATTTAAG from Aphis gossypii isolate Hap1 chromosome 1, ASM2018417v2, whole genome shotgun sequence includes these protein-coding regions:
- the LOC114120864 gene encoding uncharacterized protein LOC114120864; the protein is MNQLQATTMLLVVSVVTVAAKVVTATGQLEQMSTQRSDWFQGCNATEWPKCMAQSIARTFRMLEQSDTLQIANGVRLVKTTPTTIDRSTKYENYTFDIINRMVSFINSHSLQIDLWTPDNNAITEGRRRHAYRKVFPIIVGTYMIMSAILIPMGFMFMSTLGGKALLVSKMALMVSLMSNIKKIFSYEYYVPPAPPAGHHHWKRTLLAHRTTASPLYSSYTTY